The following proteins are encoded in a genomic region of Necator americanus strain Aroian chromosome II, whole genome shotgun sequence:
- a CDS encoding hypothetical protein (NECATOR_CHRII.G7675.T1), with product MRASGLREPVNSSFIIGMDDVVVYHKVNTILGAAVTLVNVLLLFVFCTSSSLRRKSEVLIALCAADGVNCFSISLMGLNRVLLYTKIIETLTIPIRTSWECAVEPWLITRGFGDLWPPTVQIAMAIDRCLAVFNPISYRKSSFKRNGVFFLLTISIVTCELLVGYFIAWTRRLVKVKYWCGRKAAFGDFFASFLYASNIVCYLLAFTLTLMAYFKSQYWMDKNSSREQLVRIRYLLMISILSIILISIPNGISLFYQYISHVANAIAKPSTYLTCVNSGINIFVYLVFYKEFRDEFKRIILRINKIRTIPVISDKIVTTELRSPRLFNTTIQHQNQ from the exons ATGAGAGCGTCTGGCCTTCGGGAACCTGTGAACTCTTCGTTTATCATTGGAATGGATGATGTGGTCGTGTACCACAAGGTGAACACGATTCTAGGAGCAGCAGTGACCCTCGTTAACGTGCTACTCCTTTTCGTGTTCTGTACATCTTCGTCATTGCGGAGGAAGTCGGag GTTCTTATTGCATTATGTGCTGCTGACGGAGTCAATTGCTTTTCTATCTCCTTGATGGGACTGAATCGTGTGCTTCTATACACAAAG ATTATTGAAACGTTGACAATTcctatccgtacatcatgggAATGCGCAGTGGAGCCCTGGTTAATCACAAGAGGATTTG GAGATTTGTGGCCACCGACTGTTCAAATTGCAATGGCTATAGACCGTTGTTTAGCAGTTTTTAATCCAATTTCGTACAGAAAAAGCAGTTTTAAAAG AAACggtgttttcttccttttgacGATATCCATTGTGACTTGTGAGCTTTTAGTGGGCTATTTCATTGCGTGGACAAGACGGTTGGTTAAG GTTAAATACTGGTGTGGGAGAAAAGCAGCGTTTGGCGACTTCTTCGCCTCCTTTTTGTACGCGTCGAACATAGTGTGCTACTTACTCGCATTCACATTAACATTGATGGCCTATTTTAAATCGCAGTACTGGATGGACAAGAA ttcGTCTAGAGAACAACTTGTTCGGATCAGATATCTACTCATGATTTCTATCTTGTCAATAATTTTGATCTCCATACCAAATggaatttccttattttatcAATACATATCTCAT GTCGCCAATGCCATAGCAAAACCATCTACGTATCTTACATGCGTGAACTCCGGAATCAATATATTTGTGTACTTGGTCTTCTATAAGGAGTTCCGGGACGAATTCAAGAGGATAATCTTACGCATCAACAAGATCCGAACTATACCAGTAATTAGCGACAAAATTGTGACTACGGAGTTGCGCTCACCACGATTGTTCAACACAACAATTCAACATCAGAATCAGTGA
- a CDS encoding hypothetical protein (NECATOR_CHRII.G7675.T2), whose amino-acid sequence MRASGLREPVNSSFIIGMDDVVVYHKVLIALCAADGVNCFSISLMGLNRVLLYTKIIETLTIPIRTSWECAVEPWLITRGFVGYFIAWTRRLVKVKYWCGRKAAFGDFFASFLYASNIVCYLLAFTLTLMAYFKSQYWMDKNSSREQLVRIRYLLMISILSIILISIPNGISLFYQYISHVANAIAKPSTYLTCVNSGINIFVYLVFYKEFRDEFKRIILRINKIRTIPVISDKIVTTELRSPRLFNTTIQHQNQ is encoded by the exons ATGAGAGCGTCTGGCCTTCGGGAACCTGTGAACTCTTCGTTTATCATTGGAATGGATGATGTGGTCGTGTACCACAAG GTTCTTATTGCATTATGTGCTGCTGACGGAGTCAATTGCTTTTCTATCTCCTTGATGGGACTGAATCGTGTGCTTCTATACACAAAG ATTATTGAAACGTTGACAATTcctatccgtacatcatgggAATGCGCAGTGGAGCCCTGGTTAATCACAAGAGGATTTG TGGGCTATTTCATTGCGTGGACAAGACGGTTGGTTAAG GTTAAATACTGGTGTGGGAGAAAAGCAGCGTTTGGCGACTTCTTCGCCTCCTTTTTGTACGCGTCGAACATAGTGTGCTACTTACTCGCATTCACATTAACATTGATGGCCTATTTTAAATCGCAGTACTGGATGGACAAGAA ttcGTCTAGAGAACAACTTGTTCGGATCAGATATCTACTCATGATTTCTATCTTGTCAATAATTTTGATCTCCATACCAAATggaatttccttattttatcAATACATATCTCAT GTCGCCAATGCCATAGCAAAACCATCTACGTATCTTACATGCGTGAACTCCGGAATCAATATATTTGTGTACTTGGTCTTCTATAAGGAGTTCCGGGACGAATTCAAGAGGATAATCTTACGCATCAACAAGATCCGAACTATACCAGTAATTAGCGACAAAATTGTGACTACGGAGTTGCGCTCACCACGATTGTTCAACACAACAATTCAACATCAGAATCAGTGA